A single window of Mycolicibacterium madagascariense DNA harbors:
- a CDS encoding MCE family protein: MRIPGTHRNRLGALLVIAVIGAGGVLVQHRLTAPTQVVATFSSATAIYPGDDVRVAGVRVGRIDSITPRGTQATVVMSVDHDIAIPADARAVIVAQNLISARYVQLTPTYTTGPTMASGARIPLDRTAVPVEWDEVKQQLNRLATDLGPKPDQSATSVQHFIDSTATALAGNGEKLRATLAQLAGVARILREGGGDIVGIVENLQTFVAVLRSSNEQLVEFQGHLASLSSTLNGSRSDLDDALTNLSVALGEVRRFVAGSRNQTTEQVQRLTNVTTNLVQHRTELEQVLHVAPNALANSYSMFDPRTGGAGGVFVVNNFSDPVKFLCGMVGSVANVTAPESAKLCADYLGPALSKANFNYVPFPINPILEAVPTPDKLIYSDPKLAPGGPGPDSHPAPTPATSAYGGDDPPDAPPPPAPADTAPTPPPGAADTPPLPSSPPTPGLPALLLPAERPPS, encoded by the coding sequence CGGGCGGCGTCCTGGTGCAGCATCGGCTCACCGCCCCCACCCAGGTCGTCGCGACGTTCTCCTCGGCCACCGCGATCTACCCCGGGGACGACGTCCGCGTCGCCGGGGTGCGGGTAGGAAGGATCGACAGCATCACCCCCCGCGGAACCCAAGCCACGGTGGTCATGTCCGTCGATCACGACATCGCCATCCCCGCCGACGCGCGGGCAGTGATCGTCGCCCAAAACCTCATCTCCGCGCGCTACGTGCAGCTCACCCCGACCTACACCACCGGTCCGACCATGGCTAGCGGCGCTCGAATCCCGTTGGACCGCACCGCAGTTCCCGTCGAGTGGGACGAGGTGAAGCAACAGCTGAACCGCCTCGCCACCGACCTGGGGCCCAAGCCCGACCAGTCCGCGACCTCGGTGCAACACTTCATCGACAGCACCGCGACGGCGTTGGCGGGCAATGGCGAGAAGTTGCGGGCCACCCTCGCGCAGCTGGCCGGCGTCGCGCGCATCCTGCGCGAGGGCGGCGGCGACATCGTCGGCATCGTGGAGAACCTGCAGACCTTCGTCGCGGTCCTGCGCAGCAGCAATGAGCAACTCGTCGAGTTCCAAGGCCACCTGGCCAGCCTGTCGAGCACGTTGAACGGCAGCCGATCCGACCTCGACGACGCCCTGACCAACCTGTCGGTGGCGCTGGGCGAGGTGCGACGCTTCGTGGCGGGGTCGAGGAACCAGACCACCGAACAGGTCCAGCGCCTCACCAACGTCACCACCAACCTCGTCCAACACCGCACCGAACTCGAACAGGTGCTGCACGTGGCGCCCAATGCCTTGGCCAACAGCTACAGCATGTTCGACCCCCGCACCGGCGGGGCCGGTGGCGTCTTCGTGGTCAACAACTTCTCCGACCCGGTCAAGTTCCTCTGCGGCATGGTCGGCTCCGTCGCCAACGTCACCGCGCCCGAATCGGCGAAACTGTGCGCGGACTACCTCGGACCCGCGCTGAGCAAGGCCAACTTCAACTACGTCCCCTTCCCCATCAATCCCATCCTGGAAGCCGTCCCGACCCCCGACAAACTCATCTACAGCGACCCCAAACTCGCACCAGGAGGCCCGGGGCCGGACTCACATCCCGCCCCCACCCCGGCGACGTCGGCCTACGGCGGCGACGACCCACCCGACGCCCCGCCGCCACCAGCTCCCGCCGACACGGCGCCGACTCCCCCGCCAGGCGCCGCCGACACACCACCGTTGCCGTCGTCACCTCCGACCCCAGGGCTGCCCGCGTTGCTGCTTCCCGCCGAACGGCCCCCGTCATGA